A portion of the Microlunatus phosphovorus NM-1 genome contains these proteins:
- a CDS encoding DEAD/DEAH box helicase, translating to MNLPTSTSRLSSTSPAAKDAASASPSFADLGVPAQLVHILTERGIHTPTPIQAATLRDAIGGRDVLGRGRTGSGKTYAFLLPLVTRLSARPVRARSRSPRAVILAPTRELVTQIDTALQPLAVATGLRSRTVFGGVSQVPQTKALQGGVDIVVACPGRLEDLVQQGACRLDAVEITVLDEADHMADLGFLPGVTRLLAQTPQSGQRLFFSATLDKGIDGLVKRFLTRPARHEADSPQAPVTTMDHHVLHVRETLRADVLADLAAAPGRTVIFTRTKYRAKSLTRQLNARGVPAVELHGNLSQNARTRSMDAFHEGRVSTLVATDIAARGIHVDNVELVIHADPPVEHKAYVHRSGRTARAGSRGTVVTMMTDAQVCDVRALTKAAGVRPSTTVVDSVSHPILQQLAAGERSFGSPEATTATAAPRGRSTTRPKNASQPGRNRKPNRSTAAKPAGDTTRRTDGAQSRRQSSSGRSTRRPAAAPAASRTQSAADFSRRVRTR from the coding sequence GTGAACTTGCCTACCAGCACGTCCCGCCTGTCCAGCACGTCCCCAGCCGCCAAGGACGCGGCGTCCGCCAGCCCTTCTTTCGCCGACCTCGGCGTACCCGCCCAACTGGTGCACATCCTCACTGAGCGTGGCATCCATACCCCTACTCCGATCCAAGCCGCGACGCTGCGTGATGCGATCGGCGGCCGTGATGTCCTCGGCCGCGGCCGTACCGGCTCCGGCAAGACGTACGCATTCCTGCTGCCGCTGGTCACCCGACTGAGCGCACGGCCGGTCAGGGCCCGATCCCGCAGCCCACGCGCTGTGATCCTCGCCCCGACCCGCGAACTCGTCACCCAGATCGATACCGCCCTGCAACCGCTGGCCGTCGCCACCGGTCTGCGGAGCCGCACGGTCTTCGGCGGCGTCAGTCAGGTGCCACAGACCAAGGCGCTGCAGGGTGGCGTCGACATCGTCGTCGCCTGCCCCGGGCGGCTGGAGGATCTCGTCCAGCAGGGCGCCTGCCGGCTCGACGCGGTCGAGATCACCGTGCTCGACGAGGCCGATCACATGGCCGACCTGGGCTTCCTCCCTGGTGTCACCCGCCTCCTCGCCCAGACACCCCAGAGCGGGCAGCGACTGTTCTTCTCTGCCACCTTGGACAAGGGCATCGACGGCCTGGTCAAGCGCTTCCTGACCCGCCCGGCCCGGCACGAGGCCGACTCACCGCAGGCCCCGGTGACGACCATGGATCACCACGTGCTCCATGTCCGCGAGACACTTCGCGCCGACGTCCTGGCCGATCTCGCCGCTGCACCCGGTCGGACGGTGATCTTCACTCGCACCAAGTACCGCGCCAAGTCGCTCACCCGACAGCTCAATGCCCGCGGCGTTCCGGCCGTCGAGTTGCACGGCAACCTCAGTCAGAACGCCAGAACCCGCAGCATGGACGCCTTCCACGAGGGTCGGGTGTCCACCCTCGTCGCGACCGACATCGCCGCTCGCGGCATCCATGTCGACAACGTCGAGTTGGTGATCCACGCCGATCCGCCGGTCGAACACAAGGCGTACGTGCACCGCTCCGGACGGACGGCCCGCGCCGGCAGCCGCGGCACGGTGGTCACGATGATGACCGATGCCCAGGTCTGCGACGTCCGCGCCTTGACGAAGGCCGCCGGTGTCCGGCCGAGCACCACCGTGGTCGATAGCGTGTCTCACCCGATCCTGCAGCAGCTGGCGGCTGGCGAACGAAGCTTCGGCTCCCCCGAAGCGACCACGGCCACTGCAGCACCCCGCGGGCGGTCCACGACCCGGCCCAAGAACGCCTCGCAACCAGGTCGAAACCGCAAGCCGAACCGGAGCACCGCCGCCAAGCCGGCTGGAGACACGACCCGTCGCACAGACGGCGCTCAATCACGGCGCCAGTCCTCGTCGGGCAGGTCGACCCGGCGCCCGGCTGCCGCTCCAGCCGCCAGCCGTACACAGAGCGCAGCCGATTTCAGCCGACGCGTCCGTACGCGCTAG
- a CDS encoding aldo/keto reductase family protein, with protein MRFRYLGNSGFKISEITYGNWLTHGSQVENDQATACVRAALDAGITTFDTADVYANTKAETVLGQALQGQRRESLEIFTKVFGPTGPKGHNDVGLSRKHIMESAHASLRRLQTDYIDLYQAHRFDYETPLEETMQAFADLVRQGKVLYLGVSEWTADQLRIGAALAKELGVQLISNQPQYSALWRVIEGEVVPTSRELGISQIVWSPIAQGVLTGKYLPGQQPPAGSRATDDKGGANMIRRWMRDDVLERVQQLKPIAADAGLSMAALAVAWVLQNDNVASAIIGASRPEQVADNVAAAGVTLPADVMAQIDEVLDPVVERDPARTLESSPKQREA; from the coding sequence ATGCGCTTCCGTTACCTCGGCAACTCCGGCTTCAAGATCTCCGAGATCACCTACGGCAACTGGCTGACCCACGGCTCCCAGGTGGAGAACGACCAGGCGACCGCCTGCGTACGGGCCGCGCTGGACGCCGGGATCACCACCTTCGACACCGCCGACGTGTACGCCAATACCAAGGCCGAGACGGTCCTAGGTCAGGCACTTCAGGGGCAACGCAGGGAGTCACTGGAGATCTTCACCAAGGTCTTCGGCCCGACCGGACCGAAGGGTCACAACGACGTCGGGCTGTCCCGCAAGCACATCATGGAGTCGGCGCACGCCTCGCTGCGCCGGCTACAGACCGACTACATCGACCTCTATCAAGCGCACCGGTTCGACTATGAGACTCCGCTGGAAGAGACGATGCAGGCGTTCGCCGACCTCGTCCGTCAGGGCAAGGTCCTCTATCTCGGCGTGAGCGAGTGGACCGCCGACCAGCTGCGCATCGGCGCCGCCCTGGCCAAGGAGCTCGGGGTCCAACTGATCTCCAACCAGCCGCAGTACTCCGCCTTGTGGCGGGTGATCGAGGGTGAAGTCGTGCCGACCAGCCGCGAGCTTGGCATCTCCCAGATCGTCTGGTCACCCATTGCGCAAGGTGTGTTGACCGGCAAATACCTGCCGGGCCAGCAGCCACCCGCAGGTTCACGGGCTACCGACGACAAGGGTGGCGCGAACATGATCAGGCGCTGGATGCGCGATGACGTGCTCGAGCGGGTGCAGCAGTTGAAGCCGATCGCGGCCGATGCGGGGCTTTCGATGGCAGCGCTGGCGGTGGCCTGGGTGCTGCAGAACGACAACGTGGCCAGCGCGATCATCGGTGCGTCCCGGCCCGAGCAGGTCGCCGACAACGTCGCCGCTGCGGGCGTGACGCTGCCGGCGGACGTGATGGCCCAGATCGACGAGGTGCTGGACCCAGTGGTCGAGCGCGATCCGGCCCGCACCTTGGAGTCCTCGCCGAAGCAGCGCGAGGCATGA
- a CDS encoding IMPACT family protein produces MDSYLVPARDATAEIEVKRSRFLCRVARVESEHDARTVIAEERRAYGTAGHHCSAFILGPDGATLRSNDDGEPSGTAGPPILDALQGAQLSDVVAVVTRWFGGTLLGTGGLVQAYGDATRAALRVAGTRRRELRQRLETTVDFAIAGRLEDQLRRIAAIEVDYDTGLPRLRAAVATADLEDVNTLILTASNGSARITELSPSWVDAD; encoded by the coding sequence GTGGACTCCTATCTCGTGCCGGCACGCGATGCGACGGCCGAGATCGAGGTCAAACGCTCGCGCTTCCTCTGTCGCGTCGCACGCGTCGAGAGCGAGCACGATGCCCGCACCGTGATCGCCGAGGAGCGACGCGCGTACGGGACCGCAGGCCACCACTGCTCCGCCTTCATCCTCGGACCCGACGGCGCCACCCTGCGCAGCAACGACGACGGTGAGCCGTCCGGTACGGCGGGCCCGCCGATCCTCGACGCACTCCAAGGTGCCCAGCTGAGCGATGTGGTCGCCGTCGTGACCCGCTGGTTCGGCGGCACCCTGCTCGGCACGGGCGGACTGGTGCAGGCGTACGGGGACGCGACCCGCGCAGCCCTGCGCGTTGCCGGAACCCGGCGTCGAGAGCTACGGCAGCGGCTGGAGACCACAGTCGACTTCGCCATTGCTGGTCGACTGGAGGACCAGCTCCGGCGGATCGCCGCCATCGAGGTCGACTACGACACCGGCCTCCCCCGACTCCGGGCAGCCGTGGCAACCGCCGATCTCGAAGACGTCAACACCTTGATCCTGACCGCCAGCAACGGCAGCGCCCGGATCACCGAGCTCTCCCCCAGCTGGGTCGACGCGGACTAA